The sequence below is a genomic window from Armatimonadota bacterium.
GCCAGATTTCGCAGTTGGCCATTCGTCACCATCGAAGACACAAGTTGTGCCATGTCGAACGGAACGTCCTTCGTACCAACCGGGTCGGTTGCGTCGGAGGAGACCGTCGTCGCGACGGGCAGAATCTGCTGAGCCGGAGCCGGATCAACCGGTGCCGTCTTGCCGACGGTTGAAATTGGGTTAATCGAAGGCGAAGTCTTATCCGTCTTCGGCGCAGTTCCCGGGGCTGGCGCGATCGCCAGTTGGGGCGCGTTAAGAAGTTGAACGGGAATGGTGACAGCCTGATCGATAAGAACGGCTACCGGAATTTCTTTGCCGGTTCCTTTCTTGTCGGAATCCTTGGAGTCCAGTTTCTGCAGTTGAGCATTCGGCTCGGTGTCTGCGACTTCTCCAGGAGTCTCGTCCCCTCCTTTTGCCTGTTGAAGAGTCTTTTCAAACTCATCTGGCGGTGGGGGCGGCTCGGTTCCCTTCCCTGGCGGAGCTGGCGGCGCAGCCCCTCCATCTAACATTAGACGTAGGTCCATCCTTGTTGAGTATCGGGCAGCGTTGGAATTTCATTAGGGACCCGGCGCGGGATTCGCTAAATAAGCCATAATTGATAGGTGCGGGCATCAGATTCAACGGAACCTGTAAAAGCCATTCTCTTCGATGTAGACGGAACGTTATTAAACGGGTTGTCTATGGTCGTCGCCGGTCTCGGCGATGCGTTCGAAAAGTACGGAACCCACCGCCCGAGCGATGAGGAGATTCTCGCCCTCATCGGCATCCCGCTTTCCAAACAAATGACGCTCTTCGGCTGTTCCCCAAAGAACGACGCAGAGCTCGACGAAATGATTCGATACACCATCGAGCGATACGAGGCTCACAATCACCTCGAAGTCGAATACGATGAAGCCGTCGAAGCCCTCACCCTCGCTTTCAAATCGGGTCTTGGCGTTGCCCTCGTAACGAGCCGCAACCACCTCGAAATCGACATCCTGAAAAGCCGCTTCTCCGCGTGGGATTCAATTCACCACGCCATCTGCGCCTCCGATGTCGAGAACCCGAAGCCGCACGCCGACAGCGCCCTGCTCGCAATGGAGAAGTTGGGCGTCCAGCCGCATGAAGCCGTGCTGGTCGGCGACTCGATTTTCGACCTCAAGTGCGCCAAATCCGCCGGAATCCGGTGTGGAGCCGCCCTCTACGGCGCCGGTAAGAAGGAAGACCTTCTCGCCGAAGCCCCCGATTACATTTTTACGACCCCCAAGGACCTGCTGGAGTGGGTCCAGAACCAAATTGAGCAAAGTCATGCCAAGGAAGAAGACAACCGACCAACCGATTTCCAACCTCGAAGTTAAGGCCAAGAAGCCAGCGACCTCCAAAAACAAGACCGCCAAGCCTAAGGCCGATTCACTGAACGAAGAACTCGCTAGCGTCCTCGGAGAGGACGTCTCTCTCGTTTTCCGCGCCCCGTCTGCCAAAGCCAAAGCCCCCAAGGCCGAGGCGAAGGCCGTCGTCGCCGCTCCTACGCCTGCAGTCGAGCGTCCAAAGCCAGCCCGCGGCCAGAAGGCCAAAGCTGTCGAGCCGGACTCCGACGAATGGGACGCCGATCTGCCGATTCCGCAGTTCCGAACTCGCAACGAGAAGCCGCAAGCCGAGTCCCGCCCCGCCCGCCAGGCCGAAACGCAAGCCAAACAGCCCCAAGCCAGGCTTGGCAAGCGACGCGGTGAAGCATCGCAAAAGCCTGCCGAACCGGAAGTCGAAACGCCTCGCTTCGACGATGAAGGCGCTGCCCCAATGCGCGAATACGAACCGACCGAGTCGTTCGAATTTGAAGATGAAGGCCGCACCATCACCGTCAACATGCGCGAGCGTGTGGCCGTTGAGCCGAAGGAAACAACCAGCCGAACCAGGTTTTCCAATCAAAAGGTCAGTGAGCCGCCAGCCAAGCCCGAACCCGAAAAGGTCGTTATTCCTCCACGCGCGCTGATCGACATCCCCGAGGATGCCCCACAGATCGTGCTTCGTAACGGCGTTCCGACGCTCGTCCGCGAGTCGCGCGTTTATCCTAATTTCTGGTTCTACGCCGCTCCGCCCGACGAAGAT
It includes:
- a CDS encoding HAD-IA family hydrolase, whose translation is MRASDSTEPVKAILFDVDGTLLNGLSMVVAGLGDAFEKYGTHRPSDEEILALIGIPLSKQMTLFGCSPKNDAELDEMIRYTIERYEAHNHLEVEYDEAVEALTLAFKSGLGVALVTSRNHLEIDILKSRFSAWDSIHHAICASDVENPKPHADSALLAMEKLGVQPHEAVLVGDSIFDLKCAKSAGIRCGAALYGAGKKEDLLAEAPDYIFTTPKDLLEWVQNQIEQSHAKEEDNRPTDFQPRS